In one Leptogranulimonas caecicola genomic region, the following are encoded:
- a CDS encoding ParB/RepB/Spo0J family partition protein, whose product MAKKTGLGKGLNALMAESSAEVGQDAETTLPIARIKPNPNQPRSNFDEEALEQLADSIAQHGVLQPILVRKKGSHYEIVAGERRYQASKIAGLEEVPVLIREIDDEDVFSLALIENLQRSDLDPIEEAQGYSQLIETHQLTQEGLAKILSKSRPAIANALRLLDLPAEVQQLLREHLITSGHARAILAVPSEEGRIKLAKRVVEDNLSVRQTETLAPLFSGTEAQKPQRLVAPQSYKRAARTLRMALDANVRVRQSRGKNRIEIEFKDEDDLRRLMDLIATKEKDDDSE is encoded by the coding sequence GTGGCTAAAAAGACTGGGCTAGGAAAAGGTCTCAATGCGCTCATGGCTGAGTCTTCTGCAGAAGTGGGCCAAGATGCGGAGACTACCCTCCCTATTGCACGTATTAAGCCTAACCCCAATCAGCCTCGCTCGAACTTCGATGAGGAAGCCTTAGAGCAGCTTGCAGATTCTATTGCACAACACGGTGTGCTTCAACCTATTCTGGTGCGCAAAAAGGGCTCTCATTACGAGATCGTTGCTGGTGAGCGGCGTTATCAAGCTTCCAAGATAGCTGGGCTTGAAGAAGTGCCAGTACTCATCCGTGAGATTGACGATGAAGATGTGTTCTCTCTGGCCTTGATCGAGAATCTTCAGCGTTCTGATTTGGATCCCATTGAAGAGGCCCAAGGCTATAGTCAACTCATTGAGACTCATCAGCTCACTCAGGAGGGTTTGGCCAAGATTCTTTCTAAGTCACGCCCTGCGATAGCCAATGCATTGCGTCTTTTGGATCTCCCTGCAGAGGTGCAACAGCTCCTACGAGAGCATCTCATTACATCTGGTCATGCGCGGGCTATTCTTGCAGTGCCTTCTGAGGAAGGTCGCATCAAACTAGCTAAACGAGTGGTAGAAGACAATCTGTCGGTACGTCAGACAGAAACACTCGCACCACTGTTTTCTGGCACAGAAGCTCAGAAACCCCAACGCTTAGTAGCCCCACAGTCCTACAAGCGTGCCGCTCGCACCCTGCGCATGGCGTTGGATGCCAATGTGAGGGTGCGTCAGTCTCGCGGCAAGAACCGTATTGAGATTGAGTTTAAAGACGAGGATGATCTAAGGCGCCTTATGGACCTTATTGCTACCAAAGAAAAGGATGACGACAGTGAATAA
- a CDS encoding helicase C-terminal domain-containing protein, translating to MAQQLPVTVDDLFLPETPEFIKAPYRNLVHEAALVDFGPLEEDIIVLDTETTGLSFRECELIEIAAQRISGREVVDRFETFVAPKGEIPQEITALTGITNEHVKGAPAAKRAVAQLADFVAGSPVVAHNAIFDRTFIENVQGGYRVSTNWIDSLALSRIALPALKSHRLATLAEAFQCNPVSHRAMADVEALSGIWRILLLGIAHMPAGLAAQLAAMHPEVQWPYRQLFSYIAENNPLASLDRSPAAQGASLSAAPFAPVSAESAEFSLLKTRKALIEALHGEVKDNAAEKICSLTAPSAAEVEAAFSGEGALGEIFEAFEQRAEQVEFAQAVRDALDSSSHLAVEAGTGVGKSMAYLYPLARFAKDNHVTCGVATKTNVLTDQLISQELPALSQVLPGGLRFMALKGYDHYPCLRKIVRAMDGDLPLHLVDTSKRSENTVAADMLTAIAVNLAAVSQMPEGDLDSLGVRWRNVPRSMITTTPEECLHGRCPFFTEGCLLHGARRRAASADIVVTNHSLLLLNVAAENRLLPPMAHWVVDEAHSFADEARRQWALSVSAADARQAFAALGSSKTGAIHTLMNQIAGTEAAALPQRLLVKGAAALDRAQVASANFFDDMLLLATLAPANAYEDATIWINPDVRQTEQWSQLAESGEIFAKALEEALRFLREAQVAATEALPSASREMMRPLDSLSRLFDSLRIILAGTDSSYVYYLEAPRTKAKRGQERLAAEKLDIGEELASHWYPDMLSVIYCSATLAIGNNFDHFMENVGLDRVMTSPTQEKPQIKTLRLPSCYDFDDHMAVVVPHDLPDPYSRDYTPRLVDALYDIHIAMGGSVLTLFTNRRDLERVNSLLAPRLKEAGLEVAYQMRNSNIQRLRSRFIDDKELSLLALKSFWEGFDAAGDTLRCVVIPKLPFANPNDPLVREREARDRRAWWRYSLPEAVLAVKQAAGRLIRTSTDKGLLILCDQRLMTKRYGRTFINALPSANVSTISSANLGEFIESWRRQHED from the coding sequence ATGGCTCAACAGCTCCCGGTAACCGTGGACGATCTGTTCCTTCCAGAGACTCCGGAGTTCATCAAGGCTCCTTATCGAAACTTGGTTCATGAGGCCGCATTGGTGGATTTTGGGCCGCTGGAAGAAGACATCATTGTGCTGGATACCGAGACCACAGGCCTCTCGTTCCGCGAGTGTGAACTTATAGAAATCGCAGCTCAGCGCATTAGCGGTCGCGAAGTGGTGGATCGCTTCGAAACCTTCGTGGCACCCAAGGGCGAAATCCCCCAAGAGATCACCGCGCTCACCGGCATCACTAATGAGCATGTGAAAGGCGCTCCTGCCGCCAAGCGGGCGGTGGCGCAGCTGGCAGACTTTGTGGCAGGCTCCCCCGTGGTGGCACACAATGCAATATTTGATAGAACGTTCATCGAGAATGTCCAGGGCGGCTACCGAGTCTCCACTAATTGGATCGACTCTTTAGCTCTCTCACGCATCGCGTTGCCGGCTCTTAAGAGCCATAGGCTCGCCACGCTGGCCGAGGCCTTCCAATGCAACCCTGTCTCCCACCGCGCCATGGCCGACGTCGAGGCGCTCTCCGGCATCTGGCGCATCCTGCTGCTAGGAATCGCCCATATGCCTGCGGGTTTGGCTGCGCAACTGGCTGCCATGCACCCCGAGGTACAGTGGCCTTACAGGCAACTCTTTTCTTATATTGCCGAGAACAACCCCCTTGCATCCTTGGACCGCTCCCCTGCTGCCCAGGGCGCGTCCTTATCGGCAGCTCCCTTTGCCCCGGTATCAGCTGAGTCTGCAGAGTTCTCGCTGCTCAAGACCCGCAAAGCGCTCATTGAGGCCCTTCATGGCGAAGTGAAAGACAACGCTGCCGAGAAGATCTGCTCCCTCACTGCCCCCAGTGCAGCCGAGGTTGAGGCGGCCTTTAGCGGTGAGGGCGCCTTAGGTGAGATCTTCGAAGCCTTTGAGCAGCGCGCTGAGCAGGTGGAGTTTGCTCAAGCGGTACGGGATGCGCTTGACAGCTCTTCTCACCTGGCAGTGGAGGCAGGCACGGGGGTGGGCAAGTCCATGGCCTACCTTTATCCGTTGGCGCGCTTTGCCAAGGATAACCATGTGACCTGCGGCGTTGCCACAAAAACCAATGTGCTCACAGATCAATTGATTTCCCAGGAGCTGCCCGCATTGAGCCAGGTGCTTCCCGGTGGCCTGCGCTTCATGGCCCTTAAGGGCTACGACCATTACCCCTGCCTTCGCAAGATCGTGAGGGCAATGGACGGCGATTTGCCGCTCCATTTGGTCGATACCTCCAAGCGCTCGGAAAACACTGTGGCGGCCGACATGCTGACCGCCATCGCAGTGAATCTAGCTGCAGTAAGTCAGATGCCCGAGGGAGACCTCGATAGTTTGGGCGTGCGCTGGCGAAATGTGCCCAGATCTATGATCACCACTACGCCTGAAGAGTGCCTCCATGGCCGTTGCCCCTTCTTCACTGAGGGATGTTTGCTTCACGGTGCACGCCGCCGTGCGGCATCCGCTGACATCGTAGTGACCAACCACTCGCTGCTTTTGCTGAATGTAGCTGCAGAAAACCGCCTGCTGCCGCCTATGGCCCATTGGGTTGTTGATGAGGCTCATTCCTTTGCCGACGAGGCGCGCCGCCAGTGGGCCCTCTCAGTCTCTGCTGCTGATGCCCGCCAGGCCTTTGCGGCCCTTGGCTCCTCTAAAACTGGCGCGATCCATACTCTCATGAATCAAATCGCAGGTACCGAGGCTGCCGCTCTCCCCCAGCGGCTGCTAGTGAAGGGTGCTGCTGCGTTGGATCGCGCCCAGGTGGCTTCAGCGAACTTCTTCGACGACATGCTGTTGCTGGCGACGTTGGCTCCTGCAAACGCCTATGAGGACGCCACTATCTGGATCAATCCTGATGTTCGTCAAACCGAGCAATGGTCCCAGCTAGCAGAATCTGGTGAAATCTTTGCCAAGGCTCTAGAGGAAGCTCTACGATTCCTGCGTGAGGCTCAGGTAGCCGCCACAGAGGCCCTTCCTAGTGCCTCGCGCGAGATGATGCGCCCATTGGATAGCCTTTCTCGGCTCTTTGACTCCTTACGCATTATTCTTGCAGGTACCGATAGCAGTTATGTCTACTACCTGGAAGCTCCCCGCACCAAAGCCAAGCGCGGACAGGAACGCCTTGCTGCCGAGAAGCTCGACATTGGCGAGGAGTTGGCCAGCCACTGGTACCCAGACATGCTCTCAGTAATCTATTGCTCTGCGACTCTGGCTATTGGCAATAACTTCGACCACTTTATGGAGAATGTGGGTCTTGACCGAGTTATGACAAGTCCCACTCAGGAGAAGCCTCAAATTAAGACGCTTCGACTCCCCTCTTGCTATGACTTCGATGATCATATGGCTGTAGTGGTGCCCCACGACCTTCCTGATCCCTACTCACGCGACTACACACCTCGGCTGGTAGACGCTCTCTATGATATCCACATAGCTATGGGTGGCTCGGTGCTTACACTCTTTACCAATCGTCGGGATCTTGAACGCGTGAACAGCCTTTTGGCTCCACGACTCAAGGAGGCGGGCTTAGAAGTCGCCTATCAGATGCGCAATTCCAATATTCAACGCCTGCGTTCTCGCTTTATTGATGACAAAGAACTCTCCTTGCTGGCTCTCAAATCATTCTGGGAAGGGTTCGACGCTGCTGGCGACACGCTGCGCTGTGTGGTGATCCCTAAGCTCCCCTTTGCAAATCCCAATGATCCGCTAGTAAGGGAGCGTGAAGCCCGAGATCGCCGTGCTTGGTGGCGTTACTCGCTGCCCGAGGCTGTCCTCGCTGTCAAACAAGCTGCAGGACGTCTCATTCGTACTTCTACCGATAAGGGACTCCTCATCCTGTGTGATCAGCGCCTCATGACCAAGCGCTATGGCAGGACGTTTATCAATGCGCTTCCAAGCGCCAATGTGTCTACTATTTCTAGCGCAAATTTGGGAGAGTTCATCGAGTCATGGCGCCGACAGCACGAGGACTAA
- the rlmN gene encoding 23S rRNA (adenine(2503)-C(2))-methyltransferase RlmN, producing the protein MPENPRTTKTKSPSAADTPAAPVAGGICAIDSETVVATYDAAKEDAKSAKTSRAKVNLAELSHDELVEFLGTLGEPAFRAKQIEDWVRSKNVRSFDEMTNLSKALRAKLSETATLGGVTEVARQESADGSRKYLVAFDDGTSVECVGMPHGDKLSACVSTQAGCRMGCLFCATGQGGFTRNLTADEIYAQAAHIAQDFGRRITSVVLMGQGEPFANYDATLEAMREMNSPEGLGIGARHITVSTCGIIPGIRALSQEPEQFGLAVSLHSAVPETRNTLMPGVKKYSLKRLHDAMKDYTEKTRRRPTYEYAMIRGINDDDASLDALVDFCAGTLCHVNLIALNHLPGSKLEPSDPARLDAFVKRLSSVGVETTIRQSRGADIDAACGQLKQRKAAK; encoded by the coding sequence ATGCCCGAGAATCCCCGTACAACCAAGACCAAATCTCCGTCTGCTGCCGATACACCCGCAGCCCCCGTCGCTGGAGGCATTTGTGCCATTGACAGCGAGACGGTAGTTGCCACCTATGATGCCGCCAAGGAAGACGCCAAGAGCGCGAAAACCTCTCGCGCGAAGGTCAATTTGGCAGAACTCTCCCATGATGAGCTGGTCGAGTTTCTCGGCACGCTAGGGGAACCCGCTTTTCGCGCCAAACAGATCGAGGATTGGGTGCGCTCCAAGAACGTGCGCAGCTTTGACGAGATGACCAACCTTTCCAAAGCACTGCGCGCGAAGCTCAGCGAGACAGCCACCTTAGGAGGCGTGACCGAAGTGGCCCGCCAAGAGTCCGCCGACGGCAGCCGCAAATACCTTGTGGCCTTTGACGACGGCACCTCGGTGGAATGCGTAGGCATGCCCCATGGCGACAAACTCTCTGCCTGTGTCTCCACCCAAGCAGGCTGCCGCATGGGATGCCTCTTTTGCGCCACTGGCCAGGGAGGCTTCACCCGTAATCTCACAGCCGATGAGATCTATGCCCAGGCCGCCCATATCGCTCAAGATTTTGGACGCAGAATCACCTCTGTGGTACTCATGGGTCAAGGCGAGCCTTTCGCCAACTACGACGCCACCCTGGAAGCCATGCGTGAGATGAACAGCCCCGAGGGCCTAGGTATTGGCGCACGCCACATCACGGTTTCCACCTGCGGCATCATCCCGGGCATTCGCGCGCTCTCCCAGGAGCCTGAGCAGTTTGGCTTGGCAGTCTCTCTGCACTCTGCCGTGCCCGAGACACGCAACACCTTGATGCCCGGCGTTAAAAAGTACAGCCTCAAGCGCCTGCACGACGCCATGAAGGACTATACCGAGAAGACCCGCCGCCGCCCCACCTATGAGTACGCCATGATCCGTGGCATCAACGACGACGACGCCTCCCTGGATGCCCTGGTGGACTTTTGCGCCGGCACCCTATGCCACGTGAACCTCATTGCTCTAAACCATCTGCCGGGCTCAAAACTGGAACCTTCCGATCCTGCTCGCTTGGACGCTTTTGTAAAACGCCTGAGCTCTGTGGGAGTCGAGACCACCATCCGTCAGTCTCGCGGAGCAGACATCGACGCTGCCTGCGGCCAGCTCAAACAACGTAAAGCTGCCAAGTAG
- a CDS encoding ParA family protein, translating to MSSVEQETYYEDNPAKVLAIINQKGGVGKSTTAVNLSAALGEAGKSVLVIDLDPQGNTTSGYGIEKEELDGDIYNALLEDEPMVELVIETVEPNVNLVPATIQLAGAEIELVSKMARESILRRALESVKDDYDYVLIDCPPSLGLLTLNALMASDGLLIPIQCEYYALEGVTKLMETTSMVQKSLNPQLDIFGVLMTMYDSRTLLSNQVVDEVRQFFGDKVFDSVIPRTVKLSEAPSHGLPISLYAPHNRGAESYNALAQEVIDRG from the coding sequence GTGTCTTCGGTGGAACAAGAAACGTACTATGAGGACAACCCAGCCAAAGTGCTTGCCATTATCAACCAAAAAGGTGGCGTCGGTAAGTCTACGACGGCAGTGAATCTGTCGGCCGCCTTGGGCGAAGCAGGAAAAAGTGTGCTGGTTATAGACCTTGATCCTCAGGGAAATACCACCAGCGGTTATGGCATTGAGAAGGAAGAGCTAGATGGTGATATCTACAATGCCTTGCTTGAAGATGAACCCATGGTGGAACTGGTTATAGAAACTGTTGAGCCTAATGTGAATCTAGTACCTGCCACTATCCAGTTGGCTGGTGCAGAAATTGAGTTGGTCTCCAAGATGGCTCGTGAGTCCATCCTTCGCCGTGCACTGGAGTCTGTGAAGGATGATTACGATTACGTGCTTATAGACTGCCCTCCTTCGCTAGGTTTGCTTACTCTTAACGCACTTATGGCGTCTGATGGACTTCTGATTCCCATCCAATGTGAGTACTACGCGCTAGAAGGTGTTACTAAGCTCATGGAGACCACTTCTATGGTGCAAAAGAGTCTCAACCCTCAGCTGGATATCTTTGGCGTGCTTATGACTATGTATGACAGCCGTACATTGCTTTCAAATCAGGTAGTCGACGAGGTTCGTCAGTTCTTTGGGGACAAAGTCTTTGATTCTGTGATTCCCCGCACGGTAAAGTTGTCTGAGGCGCCCTCTCATGGGTTACCTATTTCTCTCTATGCCCCTCATAATCGTGGCGCTGAGTCCTACAATGCTTTGGCGCAGGAGGTGATCGATCGTGGCTAA
- a CDS encoding glutaredoxin family protein, protein MTLYYLPTCPHCHRVINWIEAHGLTNRFNFVDASSDSSAQEALFQASSEGSVPCLVTPEGRAIVGDTPIIEYLETQNA, encoded by the coding sequence ATGACCCTCTATTACTTGCCTACCTGCCCTCACTGCCACAGGGTCATCAATTGGATCGAGGCCCATGGGCTCACTAATCGGTTCAATTTTGTAGATGCTTCCAGCGACTCTTCTGCACAGGAAGCACTCTTTCAGGCCTCCAGCGAAGGCAGCGTGCCTTGCCTGGTTACTCCAGAAGGGCGCGCTATTGTAGGCGACACCCCTATCATCGAGTATCTAGAGACTCAGAACGCTTAA
- a CDS encoding M28 family peptidase translates to MSDKYLGYLDSKIEIAPANTQEEVVAADIIETLLNENGLSVQRQDIMAPAHGKLVTGIAFVLLFAGIVVAGINGIGLAVLGLVIAVLSAAILFLLVTGHPVVSRLLPPARSQNVIGVHRGCGPHAGRGVRPIIVMAHYDTGHEELLAKPALSPYSHFIYQAAPLGAVIALICAVIQLFGAGSLPCRIFWIIGMIAALPGLLWGINNIVAHFGPLTGAANDNNASVAAMLGVSHDVMRAMNGEEAAQLEEHLTNEFEALSQQQEPVPSQEGQDLFNGEQYQQVDTPVTITYGQEGPRQQPAQETVAKVEATSAVRHGQEVLESLGILPPTCQIIYRDEVVTVGVTPTTNTMAYQESESFEETPIEPTASPYSHEVRSAVSEPTGRMPRVNEVAGELHERFRGLARSAQRFTSNVREHISQANEHDDETPVLVHGPNKDIEARQDEVTWADTNVEPGTKAPAQPEENSVTWADTPVDPADMAVPSPTQDASGSTQAMPIAAQPVISERVQEFDITSDPSWGTSSFTPANPVNVARRAALFDLPDPSVAAIDPLAMDASGPLSQVNPLDFSPEDFDASSLEASNYEMPNEGPAAQQPVSGGTVVTRQTVRSQGPAGTSVYHRETVRQIPVTDENSQMAADAVPIQPLEVVDQTQTAKRRAKTRRANRKNASDEQSMASWLGVDEDFDAKSNGESIGSWDSFNDDDSSSSWKGGATRSEETREGDQGDDLELQDAVLSLGDVDLVAHDIWFVAVGASELDHAGAKAFIENHRKDLRGAFLINLDSVGAGQLTALSQEGLISHRRADRRLLKFLGRISKDLHIPLSERPRPWADTDATPAMRASIRSVTLMGCDPGEVPALAHTAENIAVNVDPAQVSQVNKLVSELIRRS, encoded by the coding sequence ATGAGCGATAAGTACCTCGGCTATCTTGACTCCAAGATCGAGATCGCTCCTGCCAATACTCAAGAAGAGGTAGTGGCGGCAGATATAATCGAGACTCTGCTCAACGAGAACGGTCTCTCTGTGCAGCGCCAGGATATTATGGCGCCGGCCCACGGTAAGTTGGTAACAGGTATTGCCTTTGTGCTTCTATTTGCGGGCATTGTTGTGGCAGGCATCAATGGCATTGGCCTTGCGGTGTTGGGGCTTGTAATAGCAGTGCTAAGCGCCGCTATCCTATTCTTGTTGGTAACCGGTCATCCTGTGGTGAGCAGGCTTTTGCCTCCCGCGCGCAGCCAAAACGTCATCGGTGTCCACAGAGGTTGCGGGCCTCATGCCGGTCGCGGCGTGCGTCCCATCATTGTGATGGCCCATTACGACACGGGTCATGAGGAGCTCCTTGCCAAGCCAGCTCTCTCCCCCTACAGCCACTTCATCTATCAGGCAGCTCCCCTGGGCGCTGTCATTGCTCTGATCTGTGCCGTCATCCAACTCTTTGGGGCAGGTTCTCTCCCCTGCCGTATCTTCTGGATCATAGGCATGATTGCTGCACTGCCCGGTCTTTTGTGGGGTATCAATAACATCGTGGCTCACTTTGGACCTCTTACGGGCGCTGCCAACGATAACAATGCATCTGTGGCTGCCATGTTGGGTGTATCTCACGATGTGATGCGTGCGATGAACGGTGAGGAAGCGGCTCAACTAGAAGAGCACCTTACCAATGAGTTTGAGGCTCTATCTCAACAACAGGAGCCAGTCCCCTCTCAAGAAGGCCAAGATCTCTTTAATGGAGAGCAATATCAGCAGGTAGATACACCTGTTACGATAACTTATGGTCAAGAGGGTCCCCGTCAGCAACCAGCACAAGAGACAGTTGCAAAGGTCGAGGCCACTTCTGCGGTGCGCCATGGCCAAGAAGTGTTGGAGAGCTTAGGTATCCTTCCGCCCACCTGTCAGATAATCTATCGAGATGAGGTTGTGACAGTAGGTGTTACACCCACTACAAACACTATGGCCTATCAAGAGTCAGAATCGTTCGAAGAAACGCCCATAGAGCCAACAGCCTCTCCCTATAGCCATGAGGTGCGCAGTGCTGTGAGCGAACCCACCGGCCGCATGCCTCGCGTCAATGAAGTTGCGGGAGAGCTTCACGAGCGCTTCCGCGGACTTGCTCGCTCGGCTCAGCGGTTCACTTCCAATGTGCGTGAGCATATCTCCCAGGCCAATGAACACGACGATGAGACGCCGGTGCTGGTGCATGGCCCCAATAAAGATATCGAGGCGCGCCAAGATGAGGTGACTTGGGCCGACACCAACGTCGAGCCTGGCACAAAGGCGCCGGCTCAGCCTGAGGAGAATTCTGTTACATGGGCTGACACTCCCGTCGATCCTGCAGATATGGCAGTGCCCTCCCCCACTCAAGATGCCAGTGGTTCGACTCAGGCAATGCCTATAGCGGCTCAACCAGTGATCTCTGAGCGCGTGCAGGAGTTCGATATAACCAGCGATCCTTCTTGGGGAACCTCATCGTTCACACCTGCGAACCCGGTAAATGTGGCCCGTCGCGCAGCGCTCTTTGACCTGCCTGATCCCTCTGTGGCTGCGATAGATCCCCTGGCCATGGATGCGTCTGGCCCCTTGAGCCAGGTTAATCCTTTGGATTTCTCACCTGAAGACTTCGATGCATCTTCTCTCGAGGCTTCCAACTATGAGATGCCCAATGAAGGTCCCGCAGCTCAACAGCCTGTATCTGGAGGCACTGTGGTGACGCGCCAAACAGTAAGGAGCCAAGGACCTGCAGGTACCTCTGTGTATCATCGTGAGACAGTGAGACAGATCCCTGTGACAGATGAGAATTCTCAGATGGCTGCGGACGCAGTACCCATTCAACCTCTCGAAGTGGTTGATCAAACCCAAACTGCCAAACGTCGTGCAAAGACCCGTCGTGCGAATCGCAAGAACGCTTCCGATGAGCAGTCTATGGCCTCATGGCTTGGTGTAGATGAGGACTTTGACGCCAAGTCTAACGGTGAGTCCATTGGTTCTTGGGATTCCTTTAATGATGACGATTCCAGCTCTTCTTGGAAGGGCGGTGCTACTCGTTCTGAGGAGACTCGCGAAGGCGATCAGGGTGACGATCTAGAGCTGCAAGATGCCGTTCTCTCTCTTGGCGACGTTGATCTGGTAGCCCATGACATTTGGTTCGTGGCTGTGGGCGCCTCTGAGCTTGACCATGCAGGAGCTAAAGCTTTCATAGAGAATCATCGCAAGGATCTACGTGGCGCATTCCTTATCAATCTCGACTCTGTGGGAGCTGGCCAACTCACTGCGCTCTCCCAGGAAGGCCTTATCTCTCACCGGCGTGCTGACCGTCGCCTTCTCAAATTCCTTGGCCGCATAAGCAAAGATCTTCACATTCCTCTGTCAGAGCGTCCTCGACCCTGGGCAGATACCGACGCCACTCCCGCCATGCGTGCCTCTATTCGCTCTGTGACGCTAATGGGATGCGATCCCGGTGAGGTGCCTGCACTGGCTCACACTGCCGAGAATATCGCAGTCAACGTCGACCCAGCCCAAGTGTCTCAAGTAAATAAACTGGTCTCGGAGCTTATCAGAAGGTCTTAG
- a CDS encoding glutaredoxin family protein → MANEKARSLELFYRPTCPFCQKVLRWMENHNVDNVTLFDITSDSAAGQRLVEVGGKKQVPCLFIDGKPMYESDDIIEYLGTLLDHQTDDVAK, encoded by the coding sequence ATGGCCAATGAAAAAGCACGCTCTCTCGAGCTCTTCTATCGCCCCACTTGCCCGTTTTGCCAAAAAGTTTTGCGTTGGATGGAAAACCACAACGTAGACAACGTGACTCTCTTCGACATTACCAGCGATTCTGCAGCAGGACAGCGTCTTGTAGAGGTTGGTGGCAAGAAACAAGTTCCCTGCCTGTTCATCGATGGCAAGCCCATGTATGAGTCTGACGACATCATTGAGTACTTGGGCACCTTGCTAGATCATCAAACAGACGATGTCGCCAAGTAA
- a CDS encoding D-alanine--D-alanine ligase family protein encodes MSSTDVTKNHVALLWGGWADERDVSHSSAEAVAKALAEAGFEHVDMLDVADPQFVVALSDGHYDVAFVAMHGAFGEDGCIQGLLEVLHIPYTFSGVLASAMGADKDVSKLLYEQAGIPVPRGLCVHRGEVVNPGAVVEELGLPLFIKPAVNGSSYGVTRVTAPEQIDDAVKLALESSDHALIEECVVGTEITVPVIGNEDARALPIVEVVMEGEFYDLKAKYEPSELHHVMPARLAPDVYGRAQELAVMAHQALGCAGCSRSDFIVKADGTPVILETNTIPGMTERSLLPDSAAHDGIPFSKLCRMFIEWALEAGN; translated from the coding sequence ATGAGCAGCACAGATGTCACGAAAAATCACGTCGCACTTCTCTGGGGAGGTTGGGCAGACGAGCGCGATGTGAGCCATAGCTCGGCTGAGGCAGTGGCTAAGGCGCTGGCAGAGGCTGGGTTCGAGCACGTGGACATGCTCGATGTGGCAGACCCTCAGTTCGTGGTTGCCCTCTCGGACGGCCATTATGACGTGGCGTTTGTGGCTATGCATGGCGCCTTTGGCGAGGATGGCTGCATCCAGGGCCTGCTGGAGGTGTTGCATATCCCCTACACCTTCTCAGGTGTGCTTGCAAGCGCCATGGGCGCCGACAAAGACGTCTCCAAGCTCCTCTATGAGCAGGCAGGCATCCCTGTGCCTCGCGGCCTCTGCGTCCATCGCGGCGAAGTGGTGAATCCTGGTGCAGTGGTGGAAGAGCTGGGCCTTCCTCTCTTCATCAAGCCTGCCGTCAATGGCTCCAGCTACGGTGTGACTCGCGTCACGGCGCCTGAGCAAATCGACGATGCCGTCAAGCTGGCGTTGGAGTCCTCGGATCACGCCCTTATCGAGGAGTGCGTGGTTGGTACCGAGATCACGGTGCCTGTCATTGGCAATGAGGACGCTCGCGCCCTGCCTATCGTCGAAGTGGTTATGGAGGGCGAGTTCTACGACCTCAAAGCCAAGTATGAGCCCAGCGAGCTCCATCATGTGATGCCCGCACGCTTGGCCCCTGACGTCTATGGGCGTGCTCAAGAGCTGGCTGTTATGGCCCATCAGGCCTTAGGTTGCGCGGGTTGCTCGCGCAGCGACTTTATCGTGAAGGCAGACGGCACCCCAGTGATCCTGGAGACCAACACCATCCCTGGCATGACAGAGCGCTCACTGCTGCCAGATTCTGCGGCCCATGATGGCATTCCTTTCTCGAAGCTTTGCCGTATGTTCATAGAGTGGGCATTGGAGGCTGGTAACTAA